Below is a genomic region from Helicobacter ibis.
AAAGATTCTGTTTGTTTTAAAATAGATGAGTTTAGCTTTATATGCAGTGGAAAATACTCCATAATCTCAAATGGTTGCATCGATGGTGAAGTATATTTATATTCTTTTGTTGTGTCTATTTGTATTTGCAATTATAACCTTCCATCTACTTGTTCTTTTGGCAAGATACCTTTTAGGTCATAAATTATAGTCTTGCCTTTATTGCTAAAGTCATATTTTTTAAACTCATCATGAGATACCGCTACGATCACTGCTTTATAATCTTCTAGTTTAAATTTATCCATATCTTTTAAAGTTAGATTATATTCATGTTTTACTTCTTTACTATCTGCCCATGGATCAAAAATATCTACACAACAATCAAACTCTTGTAATTCTTTTATAATATCAACTACTCTTGAATTTCTAATGTCTGGGCAATTTTCTTTAAATGTGATTCCTAAGATTGCAACTTTAGAACCTACAATTTGATGAGAGTTTTTAATCATTAGCTTTATGACTTTATTTGCAACCACAATCCCCATATTATCATTAATATGTCTTCCTGCTAGGATTACTTGTGAGTGATAGCCTAAAGATTCAGCCTTATGCGTTAGGTAGTATGGATCGACACTTATACAATGCCCCCCTACAAGTCCCGGGCGGAATGGCAAGAAGTTCCACTTTGTCCCTGCTGCTTCTAATACATCTAGTGTATCTATGCCCATTTTATCAAAGATTAGCGATAGTTCATTTACAAAGGCGATATTAATATCTCTTTGCGAGTTTTCTATAACTTTGGCTGCTTCGGCTACCTTTATGCTTGAGGCTTTATGTGTCCCTGCTGTAATTATGCTTGCATAAAGATTATTCACTTCTTCTGCAATTTCTGGTGTAGAACCGCTCGTTACTTTTTTGATGCTTGGTAGCCTATGTTCTTTATCTCCAGGATTAATCCTCTCTGGTGAATATCCACAGAAGAAATCCACATTAAACTTTAACCCACTCATTTCCTCTAAAATAGGCACACAATCTTCTTCTGTGCAACCTGGATAAACAGTGCTTTCATAAATTACTATATCACCTTTTTTGAGTACTTTTCCGACACTTGTTGATGCCTTCTTTAGTGGGGTTAAATCAGGTTTATTGTAGTTATCAATAGGAGTTGGAACGGTTACTATAAAAATTTGTGCCTTTTTTAAGTCCTCCAGATTTGTTGTATAGCTTAGTTTTTGGGCGCTTAATAGTTCTTCTTTATCTACTTCTAGAGTTCTATCATAGCCTTCTTTTAGCTCATTTATTCTAGCTTCATAAATATCAAATCCAATTACTTCATATTTCTTGCCAAATTCTACTGCTAGTGGTAATCCAACATATCCAAGTCCAATTACAGCTAAAGTTTTCATTAGTATTCCTTTTTGAGTTATTTATAGTTATTTTACTTTGTTTGGGATAAATAAATTATAAACGGAATTTTTATTTGAGAGAATCTGGTGGAGCTGTGGGGGATCGAACCCCAGTCCAAAAATCAAATCATCAATGATTGAATTACATGCTTTTCGTTGGTTTGTTATGCTTCTTTTTTATAAAACACCAAGAAATTTATAAAAAATGCAGTCCTAAAAACTTAGATTCTATATCGGACATATAAAATTGCATCTAGCAAACATGATATCTTTAGTAAATAGCTAGAATCTCTACTAAAAACAGCTCCTAAAGTCGATAAACTTACGCAACTTTAGCGTAAGCTGGAGCGTAATTTGTATTATTTGCGTTTATATTTAGCGGTCGATTTTACGACTTAACCATGTCGGCATGCAATCAGAGCAATTCAACTCCTGTCGATATCCAAGTCAGCCCCCAATTTATAGAGGGCTAAATTCTATTGCTATTTGTTAATTTTGTCAAGTTTTAGTAAAATCCAAATTAAAATAGAACAAGGATTCTTAGTGATAACTACAACACATATATTAAAGAAAAAAAGAAACGAAAAAATAACTATGATAACAGCATATGATGCACTTTTTGCCAAGATTTTTGATGGTGAAGTTGATATGATTTTGGTTGGTGATAGTTTGCATATGAGCTTCTTTGGTGAGAGCGATACTTTAGGGGTTAGTTTAGATTCTATGATATATCATACAAAAGCAGTGTGTAATGGTGCTAAAGAAAGCCTTGTAGTGTGTGATTTACCATTTGGAATCACACAAGATGAGAGTGAGGCAGTAAAAAGTGCAATTAGGGTTTATAAAGAAACAAAAGCACAAGCAGTAAAGCTAGAAGGTGGTGTTGAGGTAGCAAATATAGTAAAGGGCATCACTAATTTAGGAATCGCAGTTGTTGGGCATATAGGGCTAAAACCGCAGTTTGTTCGTGCTGATGGTGGATATAAAATTAAGGGAAAAAGTGATAAAGAAATAGAAAAGCTATTTTTAGATGCGAAGGCTTTGCAGGATTCTGGAGCATTTTGTATAGTGCTAGAGGGAGTTAAAAGTGAAGTAGCAAAGGAAATAACAAATTTGCTAGAAATTCCAACTATAGGTATAGGAAGCGGTGTAGATACTGATGGACAAGTGCTTGTATGGAGTGATGCATTTGGATTTTTTAATGAGTTTAAACCAAAATTTGTCCGAGAATATTTAAATGGTGCTAGTCTTGTTAAAGATGCATTAAAAAAATATGTAAGCGATGTAAAGAGTAAAAACTTTCCAAATGAAAGTGAAAGCTACTAATGGAAAGAATAGTAGAAATTGAAAAACTATCAATCCAAGGCGACGAAGATGTAAAGCTTCGTCCAACTAGTTGGGATAATTATATAGGACAAGAAAAGCTAAAGAAAAATCTTCAAGTATTCATAAATGCTGCTAAAAAAAGGGGAGAGTGCTTAGATCATATATTGCTCTTTGGTCCCCCTGGATTAGGGAAGACAACTTTAGCTCATATAATAAGCAATGAACTTAATGCACCAATTAAAGTTACAGCTGCACCAATGATAGAAAAAGCTGGAGATTTAGCAGCTATTTTGACAAATCTAAGTGAAGGAGAGATACTATTTATAGATGAGATTCATAGGCTTTCTCCTGCTATTGAAGAGATATTGTATCCAGCTATGGAGGATTTTAGGCTTGATATTATAATAGGCAGTGGTCCTGCTGCACAAACTGTTAAGATAGATTTGCCAAATTTTACCCTAATAGGGGCTACAACAAGAGCTGGAATGATAAGTAATCCTCTAAGAGATAGGTTTGGAATGCAATTTAGAATGCAGTTTTACGAACATAATGAATTATCAAAAATTGTGCAACTTGCATCACAAAAACTACAAAAAGAATGTGAAAATTCTGCTGCATTAGAAATAGCTAAGCGTTCAAGAGGGACACCTAGAATCGCACTTAGACTACTAAAGAGAGTGA
It encodes:
- the tviB gene encoding Vi polysaccharide biosynthesis UDP-N-acetylglucosamine C-6 dehydrogenase TviB, producing the protein MKTLAVIGLGYVGLPLAVEFGKKYEVIGFDIYEARINELKEGYDRTLEVDKEELLSAQKLSYTTNLEDLKKAQIFIVTVPTPIDNYNKPDLTPLKKASTSVGKVLKKGDIVIYESTVYPGCTEEDCVPILEEMSGLKFNVDFFCGYSPERINPGDKEHRLPSIKKVTSGSTPEIAEEVNNLYASIITAGTHKASSIKVAEAAKVIENSQRDINIAFVNELSLIFDKMGIDTLDVLEAAGTKWNFLPFRPGLVGGHCISVDPYYLTHKAESLGYHSQVILAGRHINDNMGIVVANKVIKLMIKNSHQIVGSKVAILGITFKENCPDIRNSRVVDIIKELQEFDCCVDIFDPWADSKEVKHEYNLTLKDMDKFKLEDYKAVIVAVSHDEFKKYDFSNKGKTIIYDLKGILPKEQVDGRL
- the panB gene encoding 3-methyl-2-oxobutanoate hydroxymethyltransferase, with protein sequence MKIEQGFLVITTTHILKKKRNEKITMITAYDALFAKIFDGEVDMILVGDSLHMSFFGESDTLGVSLDSMIYHTKAVCNGAKESLVVCDLPFGITQDESEAVKSAIRVYKETKAQAVKLEGGVEVANIVKGITNLGIAVVGHIGLKPQFVRADGGYKIKGKSDKEIEKLFLDAKALQDSGAFCIVLEGVKSEVAKEITNLLEIPTIGIGSGVDTDGQVLVWSDAFGFFNEFKPKFVREYLNGASLVKDALKKYVSDVKSKNFPNESESY
- the ruvB gene encoding Holliday junction branch migration DNA helicase RuvB; this translates as MERIVEIEKLSIQGDEDVKLRPTSWDNYIGQEKLKKNLQVFINAAKKRGECLDHILLFGPPGLGKTTLAHIISNELNAPIKVTAAPMIEKAGDLAAILTNLSEGEILFIDEIHRLSPAIEEILYPAMEDFRLDIIIGSGPAAQTVKIDLPNFTLIGATTRAGMISNPLRDRFGMQFRMQFYEHNELSKIVQLASQKLQKECENSAALEIAKRSRGTPRIALRLLKRVRDFADVANEEVINQSRTKYALDELGVNEHGFDELDLRFLKILCEARGRAIGLSTIAAAMSEDEGTIEDVIEPYLLTLGYLERTARGRIATNKTYELFSFSKERSIFDI